The proteins below are encoded in one region of Drosophila santomea strain STO CAGO 1482 chromosome 2R, Prin_Dsan_1.1, whole genome shotgun sequence:
- the LOC120446814 gene encoding protein mono-ADP-ribosyltransferase Parp16 — protein MTLLSGATSVAYPTQIPAKRISWRRLVALLPHSIGLPIKTVTPHLRDLHLVQRRLQDDFLGCEALWTIFMAAAWSYRYRTRLRPFPSHWSTIDMVFNTLADAPRLEVLQQQLMHCDYQDCSPNVVRLLTDILVDQADRVSLSSLRPCEFEELYAHLGMPPPKRPPTQIFEVRTGKGNEMGEAYARLRQENKESVRLGFYGCKLEKLYALLNQNSLANGKHLELTCDINEALARSKPQAGLGGSRCGSILRCVAVVEFVFQDNETSRDKKEVIIKDASTMQVSYLLLYGQSCHEHAIERQIKLMAEPARELLNWVDKYQDEAISLGVGLLIVSSMAHFGSTFFRLFARTGFHVLKRGLL, from the coding sequence ATGACTCTGCTTTCGGGCGCCACATCTGTGGCATATCCCACTCAAATTCCTGCGAAAAGGATCAGCTGGCGGCGTTTGGTGGCACTACTGCCCCATTCCATTGGACTACCCATTAAAACGGTAACGCCTCATTTGAGGGACCTGCATCTCGTCCAGCGCCGTCTTCAGGATGATTTTCTGGGCTGTGAGGCTCTGTGGACGATTTTCATGGCCGCCGCCTGGAGTTATCGCTACAGAACGCGACTGAGACCGTTTCCCAGCCACTGGAGCACCATCGATATGGTTTTCAATACGCTGGCTGATGCGCCCAGACTGGAGGTACTGCAGCAACAGCTCATGCACTGCGACTACCAGGACTGCTCCCCCAATGTGGTCCGTTTGCTAACGGACATCTTGGTGGATCAGGCCGATCGCGTGTCCCTGAGCTCCCTGCGGCCCTGCGAGTTCGAGGAGCTGTACGCCCACCTGGGCATGCCCCCGCCCAAGCGTCCGCCCACCCAGATCTTTGAGGTGCGAACGGGCAAGGGCAACGAGATGGGGGAGGCCTATGCCCGCTTGCGGCAGGAGAACAAGGAATCCGTGCGCCTGGGCTTCTACGGCTGCAAGCTGGAGAAGCTCTATGCCCTGCTCAACCAGAATTCCCTGGCCAACGGGAAGCACCTGGAGCTAACCTGCGATATCAATGAGGCCCTGGCCAGGAGTAAGCCACAGGCTGGCTTGGGTGGCTCCCGCTGCGGATCGATACTGCGATGCGTCGCGGTGGTGGAGTTCGTGTTCCAGGACAATGAAACGAGTCGCGATAAAAAGGAAGTGATCATCAAGGATGCGAGCACCATGCAGGTATCGTATCTACTGTTGTACGGCCAAAGTTGCCACGAGCACGCAATCGAGAGGCAGATCAAGCTGATGGCGGAGCCCGCTCGAGAACTGCTCAACTGGGTGGACAAGTACCAGGATGAAGCCATATCCTTGGGCGTTGGTCTGCTGATCGTTTCCTCGATGGCTCACTTCGGAAGCACTTTCTTTCGCCTGTTTGCGCGCACTGGCTTCCACGTCCTCAAGCGAGGTcttctttaa
- the LOC120445202 gene encoding uncharacterized protein LOC120445202 — translation MNRGQLFWVLGVFATGISLSVGFPQDELIRPNSDESDVSGIGFVTLDGTASEESDESGQGNASDDLIFLSRQKPNPVNNSVDLSAFVALIPLQEVQTIAAHYYHHDSEFQRDYAFLTSSFFADIKRKILQLPEVLEFTNYLGAHGLDVVQVMHSVAGAFKPAILTFAAVNGPTKATTIEDGSSVAREAQTGLHGMVKRVLEILPQDQLYAQFFDEFESNKQFAALVDSISSPKFGKILSGLQNSLPLRNLLLVMHTNNIYVERIVESVKSYLSISSF, via the exons ATGAATCGCGGTCAGCTGTTTTGGGTTCTGGGCGTTTTTGCCACTGGAATTTCCCTTTCGGTGGGTTTTCCACAGGACGAACTAATCAGGCCGAATAGTGACGAATCTGATGTGAGTGGCATTGGCTTCGTGACCCTCGATGGAACCGCCAGCGAAGAGAGTGACGAAAGTGGACAAGGCAATGCGTCCgatgatttaatatttttgagtCGTCAAAAACCAAATCCGGTAAACAATTCCGTTGATTTGAGCGCCTTTGTTGCTCTGATTCCCCTGCAAGAAGTCCAGACCATAGCCGCCCATTATTATCACCACGATTCGGAGTTTCAACGGGACTATGCCTTCCTCACCAGCAGTTTTTTTGCGGACATCAAGCGGAAAATACTTCAACTACCGGAAGTCCTGGAGTTCACCAACTATCTGGGTGCCCACGGTCTAGATGTGGTCCAGGTGATGCATTCCGTGGCAGGAGCGTTCAAACCCGCCATTCTGACCTTCGCTGCGGtcaacg GGCCTACCAAAGCCACAACCATCGAAGATGGCAGCTCCGTCGCTAGAGAAGCACAGACTGGCCTCCATGGGATGGTGAAGAGGGTCCTGGAAATTCTGCCGCAGGACCAACTGTACGCCCAGTTCTTCGACGAGTTTGAGAGCAACAAACAGTTCGCAGCATTGGTCGACAGCATTAGCAGTCCAAAGTTTGGCAAGATTTTGAGCGGCTTGCAG AACTCATTGCCACTGCGAAATCTGCTACTCGTCATGCACACGAACAACATCTATGTGGAGCGGATTGTGGAGTCCGTAAAGTCGTACCTATCCATCTCCAGCTTTTAG
- the LOC120446356 gene encoding NADP-dependent malic enzyme, translating to MQKSPRTSRLSTEKKRNEVKDKGKAKGKAEVEKDKDTDKELKCVSNYDKIEMLDYMPRYMDTFWKMDTRLSGSMVDGRWMLGQSNYNKGLAFTLNERRVLSIHGLLPVAVRTIDEQLEICIKFMQSFTTNVQRYMYLTYLSRRNRRLFYYLLLSNPDRYVPMTDVSGSLELLRVHRMLHSMGQGLYICIKDLGHVPQILANWPHRCVRCLLVSNGASVLSLGDLGVDEMPVLFSNLHQIVVFGGIHPVYCLSVMLDVGTNNEELLQDPMYTGLRERRASEELYDQLFKEFTLSVMQQYGPRALILCKDFEAQKAKKQLELYRDRQCIVDVDFQCLAAVALAGVIVCNRLKRVFFSSNVFLFYGAEAINIGMARLCMVLLKREGLIEMKAREKIWFFDAHGLIVMGRKDIPEELLEFANPREPIADLVEAIHQLKPNVLVGGSLVPNTFTPDVLRAMEKSSDQPVIFALSRPLEQAECSAEDAFSYTKGRCIFISGSKLPPLKYANKWYQPGHCTSSYLVAGISCGVMLAGFTTIPDEAFCVAAERLASLVWPCDLEKRNVYPPMKKIQCISLQMAEAIFTYAFARGLATLWPQPENPMEYIKASLYNPEYRMNIVDVYCMQNRSVATTESHKYYTLNI from the coding sequence ATGCAGAAGTCGCCCAGGACGAGTCGCCTGTCGAccgaaaaaaagagaaatgaAGTGAAGGATAAGGGGAAGGCAAAGGGGAAGGCAGAGGTGGAGAAGGACAAGGACACGGACAAGGAGCTGAAGTGCGTGAGCAACTATGACAAGATCGAGATGCTGGACTACATGCCCCGCTACATGGACACCTTCTGGAAAATGGACACCCGTCTGAGCGGATCCATGGTCGATGGTCGCTGGATGCTAGGCCAGTCCAACTACAACAAGGGACTGGCCTTCACGCTGAACGAAAGGCGTGTGCTCTCCATTCACGGACTACTTCCGGTGGCAGTGCGAACCATCGATGAGCAGTTGGAGATCTGCATAAAATTTATGCAGTCATTTACCACCAACGTGCAGCGGTATATGTATCTGACCTATCTGTCGCGTCGAAATAGGCGACTATTCTACTACCTTCTGCTTTCCAATCCCGATCGCTATGTGCCCATGACGGATGTCTCGGGCTCGTTGGAGCTGCTCAGGGTCCACCGAATGCTGCACTCGATGGGCCAGGGTCTGTACATTTGTATTAAGGATCTGGGGCACGTTCCCCAAATCCTGGCCAATTGGCCGCATCGTTGTGTTCGCTGCCTGCTGGTGAGCAATGGTGCCTCTGTTCTGAGCTTGGGTGATTTGGGTGTGGATGAGATGCCCGTACTGTTCTCCAATCTGCACCAGATCGTCGTCTTTGGCGGCATTCATCCGGTTTATTGTTTGAGCGTGATGCTGGATGTGGGCACCAACAACGAGGAACTGTTGCAAGATCCAATGTATACGGGCCTGAGGGAGCGACGTGCCTCAGAGGAGCTGTACGACCAGTTGTTTAAGGAGTTCACACTGTCCGTGATGCAGCAGTATGGACCACGTGCCCTGATCCTGTGCAAGGACTTCGAGGCCCAGAAGGCCAAGAAGCAATTGGAGCTGTACCGCGACCGCCAGTGCATCGTGGACGTGGACTTCCAGTGCCTGGCTGCAGTGGCTCTGGCCGGAGTGATTGTCTGCAACCGATTGAAGAGAGTCTTCTTCTCCTCCAACGTATTCCTGTTCTACGGAGCCGAGGCCATAAACATTGGCATGGCTCGACTGTGTATGGTGTTGCTGAAGCGCGAGGGTCTCATCGAAATGAAGGCCAGGGAGAAGATTTGGTTCTTCGATGCCCACGGGTTGATAGTAATGGGCAGGAAGGACATACCCGAGGAGCTGCTGGAATTCGCCAACCCCCGGGAGCCCATCGCCGACCTGGTGGAGGCCATTCACCAGTTGAAGCCCAACGTACTGGTGGGTGGCTCATTGGTGCCGAATACCTTTACTCCCGATGTCCTGCGGGCCATGGAGAAGAGCTCGGACCAGCCTGTAATATTTGCATTATCTAGACCCCTGGAACAGGCCGAGTGCTCGGCGGAGGATGCCTTCTCCTACACCAAGGGCCGTTGCATCTTCATCTCGGGCTCGAAGCTGCCACCGCTGAAATATGCCAACAAGTGGTATCAGCCGGGGCATTGCACCAGCAGCTATTTGGTGGCTGGGATAAGTTGCGGCGTGATGCTGGCCGGATTCACCACCATTCCGGATGAGGCATTCTGCGTGGCCGCCGAGCGATTGGCCAGTTTGGTGTGGCCCTGTGACCTGGAGAAGCGGAACGTCTATCCGCCGATGAAGAAGATCCAGTGCATCAGCCTGCAGATGGCCGAGGCCATTTTCACGTACGCCTTTGCACGCGGACTGGCCACTTTGTGGCCGCAGCCGGAAAACCCAATGGAATACATCAAGGCCTCGCTGTACAATCCGGAGTACCGAATGAACATCGTTGACGTTTACTGCATGCAAAACCGTAGTGTCGCCACCACGGAATCCCACAAGTACTACACACTTAATATCTAG